In Synechocystis sp. PCC 6714, the following are encoded in one genomic region:
- a CDS encoding rhodanese-like domain-containing protein codes for MTSPTQTNVTIAPKTLQQLRQQDAVILVDVREPLEFVGEHIADAYSLPLSRLNPSQLPQAEGKTTVLYCQSSNRSGNALQKLRAAGVEGIIHLEGGLLAWKQAGLPTIKIKNAPISIMRQVQIVAGSLVLTGVLLGTFVAPGFYFLSGFVGAGLLFAGLSGTCMMANLLGKLPYNQIKE; via the coding sequence ATGACTAGCCCTACCCAAACCAATGTCACCATTGCCCCCAAAACATTGCAACAACTGCGCCAACAGGATGCGGTAATTCTGGTTGATGTGCGGGAGCCACTGGAATTTGTTGGGGAACACATTGCCGATGCCTATTCTTTGCCTTTATCCCGACTCAATCCCAGTCAATTACCCCAGGCCGAAGGAAAAACGACAGTGCTCTATTGCCAAAGTAGTAACCGTTCCGGCAACGCCCTGCAAAAATTGAGGGCTGCTGGAGTGGAAGGAATCATTCATTTGGAAGGGGGATTATTAGCTTGGAAACAGGCCGGGTTACCGACGATAAAAATAAAAAATGCCCCCATCAGTATTATGCGCCAGGTACAAATTGTTGCCGGTAGTTTGGTGTTAACGGGGGTTTTGCTGGGCACTTTTGTCGCCCCTGGATTTTATTTTCTTAGTGGTTTTGTCGGCGCGGGATTATTATTTGCCGGACTTTCTGGTACTTGCATGATGGCGAATCTTTTAGGCAAATTACCCTACAACCAAATCAAGGAATAA
- a CDS encoding caspase family protein has protein sequence MTFDRRTFLRSGLALGLGCWAWGRSSRSMGHALASTTNQKWALLLAAGQGGGGISSDRQALAGCTTDKQLLEDVLQGHYGVKSANVAGLDPQEITLPALETLFENHLRQQVQKGDSVVVAFSGYGSYNPPASLATNPTWEQALSYLGLCLTGEGEKEEQILPLTTLVSWLQSLKTKQVYLLLDCGFNTVVEDFRGNLRARSAGRGGRLPPEANISNPLPKTNLGNVTLISATSPGQTAVEIQLGKQSAGLFTLALTQSLWENGSANVMPSLWDHSRNLLVPRLGTEQIPQWRSPNNSSDFFSPTAPGMAGEGIVTTLVGNNSLQGHIFAPIPLVQKRALLHSCYWAMPGIEQGDSIITGDNLDRPSNSLWQVQNIKGETVTLTAIAGALTAKSGIDQSGKAVTPEVLAKVDSQTLLGSTLREMYRAIPKNLALTVALAHDLERIERVDATSAFGAIATVEAVINAGEGSADCVFGKLETHRYSLFTEGGNPLQPLTKSESSGAVKTVVSALDACLNRLLALKWLTLLANGDTTQLGVALTLTQQTSGDNPLPRLVYQWRSTRFPHSPQDHSSGNGGNGIPNAPPTFLPTVATNQALQCQLENFGNEPLYGFLIGANNRGLNVAGILRPDLKLLQSKEQLTWPGPEDPLWMIGGDKAIAHWFLILSRFPLPSTAMALGQQITGNNSTNPPGLENYPPRVLVLKNILPVVLALVQDLASHSVTVAPVPEDMALLSTTDWLSLPIMYQVI, from the coding sequence ATGACCTTTGACCGACGGACATTTTTACGTAGTGGCTTGGCCCTAGGGCTTGGTTGCTGGGCCTGGGGAAGGTCTAGCCGTAGTATGGGCCATGCTCTAGCATCTACTACAAATCAAAAATGGGCTCTGCTGTTGGCGGCAGGCCAGGGCGGTGGGGGCATCAGCAGCGATCGCCAAGCATTGGCCGGGTGCACCACGGACAAACAATTGCTAGAGGATGTGCTCCAGGGACATTACGGAGTTAAGTCGGCAAATGTGGCAGGGTTAGACCCCCAGGAAATTACTTTGCCAGCCTTGGAAACCCTGTTTGAAAACCATTTACGTCAACAGGTACAAAAAGGTGACTCAGTGGTGGTGGCTTTTAGTGGTTACGGTAGCTATAATCCGCCTGCCAGTTTAGCTACTAATCCCACCTGGGAGCAAGCTCTCTCCTATTTGGGACTGTGTTTAACCGGGGAAGGGGAAAAGGAGGAGCAAATTCTTCCCCTTACGACCTTGGTCAGTTGGTTGCAGTCCTTGAAAACCAAACAGGTTTATTTGCTCTTAGACTGTGGCTTCAATACTGTGGTGGAAGACTTTCGAGGCAATCTCCGAGCCCGTAGTGCTGGTCGGGGAGGGCGACTGCCCCCAGAGGCTAACATCAGCAATCCTCTCCCCAAAACTAACTTAGGCAATGTCACCTTAATCAGCGCCACTAGCCCTGGACAAACGGCCGTGGAAATTCAATTGGGCAAGCAGTCAGCGGGACTATTCACCCTAGCTCTGACCCAGAGTCTGTGGGAAAATGGTTCGGCCAATGTGATGCCAAGTCTGTGGGACCATAGTCGCAATTTGTTAGTGCCCCGTTTAGGTACAGAGCAAATTCCCCAATGGCGATCGCCGAATAATTCCTCCGACTTTTTCTCCCCCACAGCCCCAGGGATGGCAGGGGAAGGCATAGTAACCACTTTGGTCGGTAACAATTCCTTACAAGGTCATATTTTCGCCCCCATTCCCCTGGTGCAAAAACGTGCTCTGCTCCACTCTTGCTATTGGGCCATGCCGGGCATTGAACAAGGGGATAGCATCATTACAGGGGATAATCTTGACCGCCCTAGCAACTCCCTCTGGCAGGTACAAAACATTAAAGGAGAAACGGTTACCCTAACGGCGATCGCCGGAGCCCTAACGGCAAAATCCGGCATAGATCAATCAGGAAAAGCAGTTACACCGGAAGTCTTGGCCAAAGTGGACAGTCAAACTCTACTGGGGAGTACCCTACGGGAAATGTACCGGGCTATTCCCAAAAACCTTGCCTTAACGGTGGCTTTGGCCCATGACCTAGAACGCATTGAGCGGGTGGATGCCACCAGCGCCTTCGGGGCGATCGCCACAGTGGAAGCAGTAATTAATGCAGGGGAAGGCAGTGCGGACTGTGTGTTTGGCAAACTGGAAACCCATCGTTACAGCCTCTTTACCGAAGGGGGCAACCCCCTACAACCCCTGACCAAATCGGAGTCTAGCGGAGCAGTAAAAACCGTAGTCAGTGCCCTCGATGCTTGTCTAAATCGTTTGCTGGCGCTTAAATGGCTGACTTTGCTGGCCAACGGAGACACTACCCAGCTAGGAGTAGCCCTCACATTGACCCAACAAACCAGCGGCGATAATCCCCTACCTCGTTTGGTCTATCAATGGCGATCGACCCGTTTTCCCCACTCTCCCCAGGACCATAGTTCCGGCAATGGAGGCAATGGCATTCCCAATGCTCCCCCCACCTTCCTTCCCACCGTGGCCACCAACCAAGCATTGCAATGTCAATTGGAAAACTTTGGCAACGAACCCCTCTACGGTTTTTTAATCGGGGCCAATAACCGGGGGCTAAATGTAGCCGGCATTCTCCGTCCAGATCTCAAGCTATTACAGAGTAAAGAACAACTAACCTGGCCCGGCCCTGAAGATCCCCTATGGATGATTGGAGGAGATAAGGCGATCGCCCATTGGTTTTTGATCCTTTCCCGTTTTCCGTTGCCCAGCACGGCTATGGCTCTGGGACAACAAATTACCGGCAATAACTCCACCAATCCCCCCGGCCTAGAAAATTATCCCCCCCGAGTGCTGGTATTGAAAAACATACTCCCCGTAGTGCTAGCCCTAGTGCAGGACTTGGCCTCCCACAGCGTAACCGTAGCCCCAGTCCCCGAAGACATGGCATTGCTATCCACCACCGACTGGTTGAGCTTGCCCATTATGTATCAAGTCATTTAG
- a CDS encoding anti-sigma factor domain-containing protein — protein sequence MQSPDPIALEELLAGYVLEDLTLEEKIQVEELLAQNPDLIKEVQQLRSIFNLLPLGLSPADVPPPLLLSRSPANQSSTSIIQTTRKFPWRKVALGSLLTMAIAALGWQNHQLHEQLAHREQENQQLQQLFSSQTDLANYQYPAQKFLKYRQVVNLLQEPNKNFLTLRAIKGKSQATGSLIVGAESASALLVLKDVPSPSDGKVYQLWAVINGKKIACRSFQPNDQGEVLLEIPVEKWFSASEVMITEENRGQMLKPQGEMVIEGYQVPFQS from the coding sequence ATGCAATCCCCAGACCCCATTGCCTTGGAGGAATTATTGGCGGGCTATGTACTCGAAGATTTAACTTTGGAGGAAAAAATCCAGGTGGAAGAGTTATTGGCCCAAAATCCGGACTTAATCAAGGAAGTCCAGCAATTGAGGAGCATTTTTAACCTTTTACCCTTAGGACTTTCCCCAGCGGATGTGCCGCCGCCCCTGTTATTGTCCCGTTCTCCGGCTAACCAGTCTTCAACATCGATTATTCAAACTACTAGAAAGTTTCCCTGGAGAAAAGTCGCTCTGGGCAGTTTACTCACCATGGCGATCGCCGCTTTGGGATGGCAAAACCATCAACTGCATGAACAATTAGCCCACCGTGAGCAGGAAAATCAGCAATTACAACAGCTATTCAGTTCCCAAACAGATTTAGCAAACTATCAATATCCGGCCCAAAAATTTTTGAAATATCGCCAGGTGGTGAATCTTCTGCAAGAACCGAACAAAAACTTTCTAACCCTAAGGGCAATTAAGGGGAAATCCCAAGCCACAGGAAGTTTGATTGTGGGAGCGGAAAGTGCATCGGCCTTATTAGTCCTTAAAGATGTACCATCTCCCTCCGACGGAAAAGTATATCAACTGTGGGCTGTGATTAACGGGAAAAAAATAGCCTGCCGTTCCTTTCAACCCAATGACCAGGGAGAAGTTCTGTTGGAAATTCCCGTTGAAAAATGGTTTTCTGCTTCCGAAGTTATGATCACTGAAGAAAATAGAGGGCAAATGCTCAAACCCCAAGGAGAAATGGTTATTGAAGGCTATCAAGTTCCTTTCCAGTCCTAA
- the bchM gene encoding magnesium protoporphyrin IX methyltransferase, translating into MTNAALDDKTIVRDYFNSTGFDRWRRIYGDGQVNFVQKDIRVGHQQTVDTVVDWLVADGDLPGLLVCDAGCGVGSLSIPLAQAGALVYGSDISEKMVGEAQQKAQALLPYGNQPTFMTQDLAQLGGKYDTVICLDVLIHYPTREAAAMISHLASLTDRRLILSFAPKTLGLTVLKKIGGLFPGPSKTTRAYQHKEEDIRKILGDNGFSIARTGMTSTRFYYSRILEAVRS; encoded by the coding sequence ATGACCAACGCCGCCCTAGACGATAAGACTATCGTTCGTGACTATTTCAATTCCACTGGTTTTGACCGTTGGCGCCGCATCTATGGCGACGGACAGGTTAACTTCGTCCAAAAAGACATCCGGGTGGGGCATCAACAAACCGTTGACACGGTGGTGGACTGGTTAGTAGCGGACGGTGATTTACCAGGCCTGTTGGTGTGTGATGCCGGTTGTGGGGTGGGAAGTTTGAGCATTCCCCTGGCCCAGGCCGGAGCATTGGTCTATGGCAGTGATATTTCTGAAAAAATGGTGGGGGAAGCCCAGCAAAAGGCCCAAGCCCTATTGCCCTATGGCAATCAGCCCACGTTTATGACCCAAGATTTAGCCCAGTTGGGAGGGAAATATGACACGGTTATTTGCTTGGATGTCTTAATTCACTATCCGACGCGGGAGGCGGCAGCGATGATTAGCCATCTAGCATCCCTAACTGATCGCCGTTTAATTCTTAGTTTTGCCCCCAAGACGTTGGGTTTGACGGTGTTGAAAAAAATCGGTGGACTGTTCCCCGGCCCCAGTAAAACCACCAGGGCTTATCAGCATAAAGAGGAGGATATCCGCAAAATTTTGGGGGATAACGGTTTCTCCATTGCCCGCACTGGTATGACCAGCACTCGCTTTTACTATTCCCGTATTTTAGAGGCGGTTCGTTCCTAG
- a CDS encoding cytochrome c biogenesis protein CcdA encodes MFNRAGRRFSLSNSQGLYLALALGAFSLVLIASQWSRLTEGLDHSIALVENYYQQWFDQQNTENPLILLPLAFFGGLLASFSPCILALLPVNLSYIGTLKVTSRRQALVKASLFVLGTVIVLSLFGLASGFATAIIVDFKGYVHLAIGVIILLMGLSFAGLIHLPLPQTQINLPVAGPLGVGMTFALVSSPCASPVLFAVLAAAATTGSQSLSVLTMVFYALGYTAVIFLASLFTGIVKQSRVLLEHSDWVMRIGSVLLILAGGYYVLTGLGWFF; translated from the coding sequence ATGTTTAACCGTGCCGGTCGTCGCTTTTCCCTGTCAAATTCCCAGGGCTTGTACCTAGCCTTAGCCCTTGGAGCTTTTTCATTGGTTTTGATTGCTAGTCAATGGTCGAGGTTGACGGAGGGCCTAGATCATTCCATTGCCCTGGTGGAAAATTATTACCAGCAATGGTTTGACCAACAAAATACTGAAAACCCTCTTATACTCTTGCCCCTAGCTTTTTTTGGGGGGCTATTGGCTAGTTTTTCTCCCTGTATCCTGGCATTATTGCCGGTCAATTTAAGCTATATCGGTACACTCAAGGTTACCTCCCGTCGTCAGGCTCTGGTTAAAGCCAGCCTATTTGTTTTAGGTACGGTGATTGTCCTTAGTTTATTTGGTTTAGCTTCCGGTTTTGCCACAGCCATTATTGTTGATTTCAAGGGGTACGTCCATCTGGCGATCGGTGTCATTATCCTGCTCATGGGACTAAGTTTTGCCGGGCTAATCCATTTACCCCTACCCCAAACCCAAATTAACTTGCCAGTGGCCGGGCCTCTGGGGGTGGGTATGACCTTTGCCTTAGTGAGTTCCCCCTGTGCCAGTCCCGTACTATTTGCTGTTTTGGCCGCCGCTGCCACCACTGGTTCCCAGAGCCTAAGTGTATTGACTATGGTTTTCTATGCTTTGGGCTATACTGCCGTAATTTTCCTGGCTAGCTTGTTCACTGGCATTGTTAAACAAAGTCGAGTTTTGTTGGAACACTCCGATTGGGTAATGCGGATTGGCAGTGTCCTCTTGATTTTGGCGGGGGGATATTATGTTCTGACGGGGCTGGGCTGGTTTTTCTAG
- a CDS encoding thioredoxin domain-containing protein, which produces MKTTHNFLTSGLAIATVGTTLLGTTLAIASVVFAPPQATVAQMMQNTGTRPLSPTLQGKPVVVDIYATWCPGCKTIAPTLSQLKKQYQGKVNFVVLDVSDKNTTKQAEAKAKELGLTNFFEMNKTQTATVAIIDPATGMVVQQFRKNANAGDYTKVINGEISRMAKK; this is translated from the coding sequence ATGAAAACCACCCACAATTTTTTGACCTCCGGTTTGGCGATCGCCACTGTGGGCACAACTCTTTTAGGCACAACCTTGGCCATTGCTTCCGTGGTGTTTGCTCCGCCCCAAGCAACGGTGGCCCAAATGATGCAGAACACCGGCACAAGACCCCTCTCCCCTACTCTTCAAGGTAAACCTGTAGTGGTGGATATTTATGCCACTTGGTGCCCCGGCTGTAAAACCATTGCCCCCACCCTTTCCCAATTAAAAAAACAGTACCAAGGCAAAGTGAACTTTGTGGTTTTGGATGTTTCCGACAAAAACACCACTAAACAAGCAGAAGCCAAAGCCAAGGAATTGGGGCTGACCAATTTCTTTGAAATGAATAAAACCCAAACTGCCACTGTGGCCATCATTGATCCCGCCACGGGCATGGTTGTTCAGCAGTTCCGCAAAAATGCCAATGCGGGGGATTATACCAAGGTAATTAATGGAGAAATCTCCAGAATGGCAAAAAAATAG
- a CDS encoding DUF3122 domain-containing protein translates to MASWCHSLFRRWGKVLTLAVVSFGFCCSCFTLWPGAAPALVREITEQPGQTLSQSRQSLRDQTGKTWQVVLFKRVKANGKTETNLRLVGFPGVTSFRHPAPLVVRDNSGNTINLTDLLVEESPGANVGQFLVTVDFTNLEINGIWELDLPLEGQDQQIKVPYFVLQEWQGLLANTPD, encoded by the coding sequence ATGGCCAGTTGGTGTCATTCCCTTTTCCGTCGCTGGGGCAAAGTTTTAACCCTAGCAGTAGTTAGCTTTGGTTTTTGCTGCTCCTGTTTCACCCTTTGGCCGGGGGCAGCTCCAGCCCTAGTGCGGGAGATTACGGAACAGCCGGGGCAAACCCTTTCCCAATCCCGTCAATCTCTGCGGGATCAAACGGGAAAAACTTGGCAAGTGGTTCTGTTTAAGCGGGTGAAAGCCAATGGCAAAACGGAAACTAATTTGCGCTTGGTGGGTTTTCCTGGAGTCACATCCTTTCGCCATCCAGCCCCTTTGGTAGTTCGGGACAATAGCGGTAACACCATTAACTTAACTGACCTTTTAGTAGAGGAAAGCCCCGGTGCAAATGTTGGTCAATTTTTAGTTACGGTAGACTTTACCAATTTAGAAATTAATGGCATTTGGGAATTGGATTTACCGTTGGAGGGACAAGATCAACAAATTAAAGTTCCCTACTTTGTCCTCCAAGAATGGCAAGGCTTGTTGGCCAACACACCAGATTAA
- the panB gene encoding 3-methyl-2-oxobutanoate hydroxymethyltransferase — protein MAITPAQLLDWKRQQRPIVALTAWDTAIASVLDGAGVEIILVGDSLGMVALGYDTTLPVSLDTMIHHAGAVKRGVQRALVVCDLPFLTYQESPTQAIRSAGRILQEAGAQAVKLEGGHPRLVETVGRLTEIGIPVMGHVGLTPQSVHQLGYRRQGQDALGADRIRQQAIALAEAGVFAVVLEHIPGELAASITEQLAIPTIGIGAGPHCDGQVLVTADLLGLTVKQPPFAPAYVDLRRTITETVRKFSGEVRQRQFPRQD, from the coding sequence ATGGCCATTACCCCTGCCCAATTATTGGATTGGAAACGTCAACAACGGCCCATTGTGGCCCTCACTGCCTGGGATACGGCGATCGCCTCGGTGTTGGATGGAGCGGGGGTAGAAATTATTTTGGTAGGGGATTCCCTGGGTATGGTGGCTTTGGGTTACGACACTACCCTGCCGGTGAGCTTGGATACCATGATTCACCATGCGGGAGCGGTAAAGCGGGGAGTACAGCGGGCTTTAGTGGTCTGTGATTTGCCCTTTTTGACCTATCAGGAGAGTCCGACCCAGGCAATTCGTTCTGCGGGGCGCATTTTGCAAGAAGCCGGTGCCCAGGCGGTGAAATTAGAAGGGGGCCATCCCCGTTTAGTGGAAACGGTAGGTCGGCTAACAGAAATAGGTATTCCCGTGATGGGCCACGTGGGTCTTACCCCCCAATCAGTGCACCAGTTGGGCTACCGTCGTCAGGGGCAAGATGCTCTCGGGGCGGACAGAATTCGTCAACAGGCGATCGCCTTGGCTGAAGCGGGAGTATTTGCGGTGGTGCTAGAGCACATTCCTGGGGAGCTGGCGGCTAGTATTACTGAGCAGTTAGCCATTCCTACCATTGGTATCGGTGCTGGCCCCCACTGTGATGGCCAGGTTCTAGTAACGGCGGATTTATTGGGGCTAACGGTCAAACAACCTCCCTTTGCGCCCGCCTATGTGGACCTACGGCGCACCATTACGGAAACAGTACGTAAATTTAGTGGCGAAGTAAGACAAAGGCAATTCCCCCGTCAAGATTAA
- a CDS encoding RNA-binding protein RbpA → MSIYVGNLSYDVSEADLTAVFAEYGSVKRVQLPTDRETGRMRGFGFVELEADAEETAAIEALDGAEWMGRDLKVNKAKPRETRSGAGSYGGGRKSYGGSRY, encoded by the coding sequence ATGTCAATCTATGTAGGCAACTTGTCCTATGACGTTTCAGAAGCCGACTTAACTGCGGTTTTTGCCGAGTACGGTTCTGTTAAACGTGTTCAACTCCCCACTGATCGGGAGACTGGCCGCATGCGTGGCTTTGGCTTCGTCGAATTGGAAGCTGATGCTGAAGAAACGGCCGCCATTGAAGCCCTTGACGGTGCGGAATGGATGGGTCGTGACCTAAAAGTTAATAAAGCTAAGCCCCGGGAAACTCGCAGTGGTGCTGGTTCCTACGGTGGTGGCCGCAAGAGTTACGGCGGTAGCCGCTACTAA
- a CDS encoding NAD(P)H-quinone oxidoreductase subunit F, translating into MSDFLLQSSWFIPFYSLIGSILTLPWSFRLIKQTGPRPAAYFNVFMTLVSALHGMVALSAIWQRPSEQIIFHWLQVADLDLILAIEISPVSLGALSVVTGISFLVQIFGLGYMEKDWSLARFYGLLGFFEAALGGIALSDSLFLSYGLLEMLTLSTYLLVGFWYAQPLVVTAARDAFLTKRVGDIILLMGVVALSSYGQGLTFSQLDNWASAVPVTGITATLLGLSLIAGPTGKCAQFPLNLWLDEAMEGPNPAGIMRNSVVVSAGAYVLIKLQPVFTLSPIASKTLIVLGTLTVVMTSLIAIAQIDIKRTLSHSTSVYLGLVFIAVGLGQVDIAFLLLFAHAISKALLFMSIGSIIFTTSGQNITEMGGLWNRMPVTTTSFLVGSAGLLAVFPLGMFWTWQKWFSGDWPVTWSLLGLLTFVNLFSALNLTRVFRLVFLGKPQPKTRRAPEVPWPMAVPMVSLIIMTMLVPIAPIQWSFWLSATSPLSLSSSLTQWAMPVLIGAGIMGILLGSLLPLRRNLSRSSQLPVRFLQDLFAYDVYLDKIYGATVVAAVAAIAKTSTWFDRYVIDGIVNLVSLVTIFSGSALKYNVTGQSQFYLLTILVGVALLIWFSLSGQWTAIGQFWASWLSLIVP; encoded by the coding sequence ATGTCCGATTTTCTTTTACAAAGTAGTTGGTTTATTCCTTTTTATAGTCTGATTGGGTCAATTCTGACTCTGCCCTGGTCATTTCGGTTAATTAAACAAACAGGGCCTCGGCCAGCAGCATATTTTAACGTTTTCATGACCTTGGTGTCTGCCCTCCACGGTATGGTGGCCCTGTCGGCCATTTGGCAAAGACCCAGTGAACAAATTATTTTCCATTGGCTCCAGGTGGCGGATTTAGACCTTATTCTGGCGATCGAAATTTCGCCGGTGAGTTTGGGAGCCCTGTCGGTGGTGACTGGCATCAGTTTTTTGGTGCAAATTTTCGGTCTGGGCTACATGGAAAAGGACTGGTCTTTGGCTAGATTTTACGGACTATTGGGCTTTTTTGAGGCAGCGTTGGGGGGCATTGCCCTGAGTGATTCTCTATTTTTGAGCTACGGCCTGTTGGAAATGTTGACCCTTTCCACCTATCTCCTGGTGGGTTTTTGGTATGCCCAACCCCTGGTGGTAACGGCAGCTCGGGATGCCTTTTTAACCAAGCGGGTGGGAGACATTATTTTGCTAATGGGGGTAGTGGCCCTTTCCAGCTACGGTCAGGGTTTAACTTTTTCCCAGCTAGACAATTGGGCTAGCGCAGTGCCGGTGACGGGCATCACTGCAACCTTGTTGGGATTATCTCTAATTGCCGGGCCTACGGGTAAATGTGCCCAGTTTCCCCTCAATCTCTGGTTAGACGAAGCCATGGAGGGCCCTAACCCAGCGGGCATTATGCGAAATTCGGTGGTAGTATCCGCCGGAGCTTATGTGCTGATCAAATTGCAGCCGGTGTTTACCCTCTCCCCGATCGCCTCCAAGACATTGATTGTGCTGGGAACATTGACGGTGGTGATGACTTCTCTGATCGCCATTGCCCAAATTGACATTAAACGTACCCTTTCCCATTCCACCAGCGTTTATCTGGGATTGGTATTCATTGCGGTGGGCCTAGGGCAGGTGGACATTGCCTTTCTGTTGCTATTCGCCCATGCAATCTCCAAAGCATTGCTATTTATGAGTATCGGGTCAATTATTTTCACCACTAGCGGTCAGAATATTACCGAAATGGGGGGGTTATGGAACCGTATGCCCGTGACCACCACATCCTTTTTGGTGGGATCTGCGGGGCTATTGGCAGTCTTTCCCCTGGGGATGTTTTGGACTTGGCAAAAGTGGTTTAGTGGTGATTGGCCGGTAACTTGGTCTTTGTTAGGTCTACTGACCTTTGTTAACTTATTTTCTGCCCTCAATTTAACCAGGGTTTTCCGTCTAGTCTTCCTCGGCAAACCCCAACCCAAAACTCGGCGGGCTCCCGAAGTGCCCTGGCCCATGGCGGTGCCCATGGTGAGCTTGATCATCATGACCATGTTAGTACCCATTGCCCCTATACAATGGTCTTTCTGGTTATCTGCTACTTCTCCCCTTAGTTTGAGTTCCTCCCTTACCCAGTGGGCCATGCCTGTGCTGATTGGGGCAGGAATTATGGGAATTTTGTTGGGAAGTCTTTTGCCTCTGCGGCGGAACCTATCCCGTTCGAGTCAGTTGCCGGTGCGATTTTTGCAGGATTTGTTCGCCTACGATGTTTACCTAGACAAAATTTATGGGGCTACGGTGGTGGCAGCGGTGGCGGCGATCGCGAAAACTAGCACTTGGTTTGACCGCTACGTCATCGACGGCATAGTAAACCTGGTCAGTTTAGTGACTATTTTCAGCGGCAGTGCCCTCAAATATAATGTCACCGGGCAATCCCAATTTTATCTGCTCACCATTTTAGTCGGTGTGGCTCTGTTAATCTGGTTTTCCCTCAGTGGCCAGTGGACGGCGATCGGGCAGTTTTGGGCCAGTTGGCTATCGCTAATTGTCCCTTAG
- a CDS encoding sigma-70 family RNA polymerase sigma factor: MQGAGQDDGEIMEAVQKGDSLALGILYSRYGAVVYRLALRVLQRPQDAEDLTQEIFLGLEKSTQYNQKRGSLLNFLLTLTRSRALNRIRQGQSQDRLLQRCQHHHSLDVPDLPMENATLAELSQRVASALETLPPNQRQVLELAYYQGLSQSEITQQLQIPLGTVKTRSRQGLLKLKNLLQDLVE, from the coding sequence ATGCAAGGTGCTGGACAGGATGACGGAGAAATTATGGAAGCAGTACAAAAGGGAGACTCCCTGGCCCTGGGCATTCTCTACAGTCGTTACGGTGCCGTGGTTTATCGTTTAGCTCTGAGGGTATTGCAAAGGCCCCAGGATGCGGAGGATTTAACCCAAGAGATTTTCCTTGGCCTGGAAAAATCCACCCAATATAACCAAAAGCGGGGAAGTTTACTCAATTTTTTACTGACCTTAACCCGGTCCCGGGCCCTAAATAGGATTCGCCAAGGCCAATCCCAAGATCGTCTTCTTCAACGTTGTCAACATCACCATTCCCTAGATGTGCCTGATTTACCAATGGAAAATGCCACTTTAGCTGAATTATCCCAACGGGTGGCCTCTGCCCTGGAAACATTGCCCCCTAACCAGCGGCAAGTGCTAGAGCTTGCTTACTATCAGGGACTGAGCCAGTCGGAAATCACCCAGCAGCTTCAAATTCCCCTCGGGACAGTGAAAACCCGTTCCCGTCAAGGGTTATTAAAGCTAAAAAATTTATTACAAGACCTTGTGGAGTAA
- the rfbC gene encoding dTDP-4-dehydrorhamnose 3,5-epimerase, with the protein MNGIPTAIVQSSATWCVDVFILEPKVFRDERGFFFESYNAKVFEEKVGFIPNFVQDNHSFSRQGVLRGLHYQIQYPQGKLVRAARGEIFDVAVDLRRSSPSFGHWVGCILSAENKRQLWIPPGFAHGFSVLSPQAEVLYKATDYYAPNHERTLLWNDPYLNIDWQLKETPILSSKDQQGIPLEKAEVFE; encoded by the coding sequence ATGAACGGAATCCCCACGGCGATCGTCCAGAGCTCTGCTACTTGGTGTGTTGATGTTTTTATTCTAGAGCCAAAGGTTTTCCGAGACGAGCGGGGTTTTTTCTTTGAAAGCTATAACGCTAAAGTATTTGAGGAAAAGGTTGGTTTCATTCCCAATTTTGTCCAAGATAACCATTCCTTTTCCCGCCAGGGTGTTTTACGGGGTTTGCACTACCAAATCCAGTACCCCCAGGGCAAATTGGTGCGGGCGGCCCGGGGAGAAATTTTCGATGTAGCGGTGGATCTACGCCGTAGTTCTCCCAGTTTTGGTCATTGGGTTGGCTGTATTCTCAGTGCTGAAAATAAACGACAACTCTGGATTCCCCCTGGATTTGCCCATGGTTTTTCTGTACTTTCCCCTCAAGCTGAGGTTTTGTATAAAGCCACCGATTACTATGCTCCCAACCATGAACGAACGTTGCTTTGGAACGATCCATATTTAAATATTGATTGGCAGTTAAAGGAAACACCGATTTTATCTAGCAAAGACCAACAGGGCATTCCTTTAGAAAAAGCAGAAGTTTTCGAGTAG